A window from Rhizosphaericola mali encodes these proteins:
- a CDS encoding IPExxxVDY family protein, with the protein MKLVLNSEDLTSDFYEDARVLGIVSKYKNYKFIWSINQHLDLNFKMIPDYEIELPKKNKDCYFSVFQHSVKNTSIDYFIYQNYFEGEFLLPELKNIDFICLVKGDFSADQTQWRGFLDNLKSVSCIQMASEISLDQIKSKENLIF; encoded by the coding sequence ATGAAACTCGTTTTAAATAGTGAAGATCTAACCTCTGACTTTTACGAAGATGCCAGAGTTTTGGGGATTGTATCCAAATACAAAAACTACAAATTTATTTGGTCGATCAACCAACATTTGGACCTAAATTTTAAAATGATTCCCGATTACGAAATCGAACTACCTAAGAAAAACAAAGATTGCTATTTCTCTGTATTTCAACACAGTGTAAAAAATACATCCATCGATTATTTCATTTATCAAAATTATTTTGAAGGGGAGTTTCTTTTACCCGAATTGAAAAATATCGATTTTATCTGTTTAGTAAAAGGCGACTTTAGTGCTGATCAGACACAATGGCGAGGGTTCTTAGACAATTTAAAATCAGTGAGTTGTATCCAAATGGCGAGTGAAATTTCTTTGGATCAAATTAAAAGTAAAGAAAACTTGATATTCTAA
- a CDS encoding GNAT family N-acetyltransferase: MKDEISISNVSKEDLTSLVEVINDAYRTDNPNAWTTEAHLFQKDGIRMALPELEEAFANPNNIILKAVLSDSINVGTVSLTKKENELYLGTFAVSGNHQGLGIGKKLIQKAIEIAKDLDKSFITITVISTREELISWYKKLGFAPTGKIIPFEEDRPEHMPREPLNFIEMQLAL; this comes from the coding sequence ATGAAAGACGAAATTTCCATAAGTAACGTATCCAAAGAAGATTTAACATCACTGGTTGAAGTAATCAATGATGCCTATCGCACAGACAATCCGAATGCATGGACAACAGAAGCGCATTTGTTCCAAAAAGATGGAATAAGAATGGCTTTACCCGAATTAGAAGAAGCTTTTGCCAACCCTAATAATATCATATTGAAAGCTGTTTTGTCAGACTCCATAAATGTCGGCACGGTAAGTTTAACTAAAAAAGAAAACGAACTATATTTAGGCACTTTCGCCGTTTCTGGCAATCATCAAGGTTTGGGTATTGGTAAAAAATTAATTCAAAAAGCTATTGAAATAGCTAAAGATTTGGATAAATCTTTTATTACGATTACCGTGATTTCTACAAGAGAAGAATTGATTAGTTGGTATAAAAAATTAGGATTTGCACCAACAGGAAAAATAATTCCATTCGAAGAAGATCGACCCGAACATATGCCACGCGAACCTTTAAATTTCATTGAAATGCAATTAGCCCTCTAA
- the yihA gene encoding ribosome biogenesis GTP-binding protein YihA/YsxC codes for MNIKSSDYLISSPSFDKCPKPDRLEFAFIGRSNVGKSSLINMICQKQNLAKTSSTPGKTQMINHFKITTKEKKGENSWYLVDLPGYGYAKTAQKTRRSWGQMIENYLRKRENLSNVFVLIDSRHAPQTIDLEFLQMLGKWEIPFSVVFTKSDKEKPGVVKRNVEDFLNKMRETFYFLPESFVTSAEKKIGRDELLNFIENLSKPEEKE; via the coding sequence ATGAATATCAAGTCCTCAGATTACCTGATCTCTAGTCCATCTTTTGATAAATGTCCTAAACCCGATCGTTTAGAATTTGCGTTTATCGGTCGAAGCAATGTAGGAAAATCATCTTTGATCAATATGATCTGTCAAAAGCAAAATCTTGCGAAAACCTCTTCTACTCCTGGTAAAACACAAATGATTAATCATTTTAAAATTACTACAAAGGAAAAAAAAGGCGAAAATAGCTGGTATTTAGTGGATTTACCAGGATATGGTTATGCCAAAACTGCGCAAAAAACTAGAAGATCTTGGGGACAAATGATTGAAAATTATTTGCGTAAGCGAGAAAATCTATCCAATGTATTTGTACTGATTGATAGTCGTCACGCACCCCAAACTATTGATTTGGAATTTTTACAAATGTTGGGAAAATGGGAAATTCCTTTTTCTGTGGTATTTACCAAATCTGACAAGGAAAAACCGGGTGTAGTTAAAAGAAATGTCGAAGATTTTTTGAATAAAATGCGAGAAACATTTTACTTCCTACCCGAAAGTTTTGTTACCAGTGCTGAAAAGAAAATCGGTCGTGACGAGCTTTTAAACTTTATAGAAAATCTAAGTAAACCAGAAGAGAAAGAATAA
- the ctlX gene encoding citrulline utilization hydrolase CtlX — protein sequence MKQNSNHIMMVRPASFGFNTETATNNAFQSQVDLSNDAVQAKALEEFDQFVEKLRANDINVLVIEDSKNPPKPDAIFPNNWFCTLDNDVVYLFPMFAPNRRIERRPEILEEIAQHFQIKETIDWSASENKNEFLEGTGSIIFDHENKLSYACLSERTDKSLLEKYCQSIQYQAIAFHSSDENNFPIYHTNVMLHIGKDYAVVCLESIKDEQEKAFLIQSFAKTNHQIIDITLAQVQAFAGNMLQVATNKGKLVTLMSQKSLDSLTSQQISDISTHSQILPISIPTIETIGGGSVRCMMAELFLTSK from the coding sequence ATGAAACAGAATTCCAATCATATTATGATGGTCCGCCCAGCAAGTTTTGGTTTCAATACCGAAACTGCAACCAACAACGCATTTCAATCGCAAGTGGATCTTTCCAACGATGCCGTTCAAGCGAAAGCATTGGAAGAATTTGATCAATTTGTAGAAAAATTACGTGCAAATGACATCAACGTTTTGGTAATTGAGGATAGTAAAAATCCACCCAAACCAGATGCTATTTTTCCTAATAATTGGTTTTGCACTTTGGACAATGATGTGGTGTATTTATTTCCCATGTTTGCACCAAATAGACGCATCGAACGTCGTCCCGAAATATTGGAAGAGATAGCTCAACATTTTCAAATAAAGGAAACGATTGATTGGAGTGCATCCGAAAATAAAAATGAATTCCTTGAAGGAACAGGCAGCATCATTTTCGACCATGAAAATAAATTGTCGTATGCTTGTCTTTCCGAAAGAACAGATAAATCCCTTTTGGAAAAATATTGTCAATCTATTCAATACCAAGCAATTGCATTTCATTCTTCGGATGAAAATAATTTCCCTATTTACCATACCAATGTGATGTTACATATTGGGAAAGATTACGCTGTTGTTTGTTTGGAATCGATAAAAGATGAACAAGAAAAAGCATTTTTGATCCAATCATTTGCAAAAACTAATCATCAGATCATCGATATTACGCTCGCACAAGTACAAGCATTTGCAGGTAATATGCTACAAGTAGCAACAAATAAGGGAAAATTAGTAACTTTAATGAGTCAAAAATCGTTAGATTCCCTTACTTCGCAGCAGATTTCTGATATTAGTACTCATAGCCAAATACTTCCCATTTCTATACCGACGATTGAAACAATAGGTGGAGGAAGCGTCAGATGTATGATGGCAGAGTTGTTTTTAACTTCAAAATAA
- a CDS encoding arginine deiminase family protein produces MPANEIKVTSEIGRLRRLLIHSPDGGIGKVIPAKFKEWLYDDTVQLSQMRKDYNDYIKLLLYFLDPEKVELVKNAESEGLPKDSLQYDCYKPDKSTYFNSDKVLDSQYLLSQILHDDAVKKQIISAVCAWEGTGFRTEKKLLSIQSPFTLAKVLITGILHDENGEDVYIFQPLPNFIFTRDIGITINDQLLLSNAATPARERESMLMRFISQYHLFKGREDALMEVSEPGNYFLTSEEDQSAYKISVEGGDVMMIAPNHLLVGCSERTTAAGINEIIHTIFKNNKTGIEKISVIKIPRHRSVMHIDTVFTQVKRNVWVLFGQFSEKYDALSKDKAFSYRHLFLQEGENAAQFKIEIYRFYKPLNVDYDATQNYQCDIQDRITGIESLLHDISVNDFNVKPEDVKVIYSGDGVFPYDEREQWTDSCNLLALKEGVVIGYDRNEKTIQAFENNGFTIYTPEQLFELFEQKVTSPDDLENVLIVLHSSELSRARGGAHCMSCPLLRDEI; encoded by the coding sequence ATGCCTGCAAATGAAATCAAGGTAACTTCAGAAATCGGTAGACTCAGACGCTTATTGATACATAGTCCAGATGGCGGTATCGGAAAAGTAATTCCTGCAAAATTTAAAGAATGGCTATACGACGACACTGTACAACTCAGCCAAATGCGAAAGGATTACAATGATTACATCAAACTCTTGTTGTATTTCTTAGATCCGGAAAAAGTGGAATTGGTCAAAAACGCAGAATCTGAAGGACTTCCCAAAGATAGTTTGCAGTATGATTGTTACAAACCAGACAAATCTACCTATTTCAATAGTGACAAAGTGCTTGATTCTCAATATTTATTAAGTCAAATTTTGCATGATGATGCTGTAAAAAAACAAATCATCTCTGCGGTTTGTGCTTGGGAAGGAACGGGATTTCGTACCGAAAAGAAACTATTGTCCATTCAATCTCCATTTACCTTAGCGAAAGTTTTAATCACGGGGATTTTGCATGATGAAAATGGTGAGGATGTCTACATTTTTCAACCATTGCCCAATTTTATATTTACACGTGACATTGGTATTACGATCAATGACCAACTATTGCTGAGTAATGCGGCAACGCCAGCGCGCGAAAGAGAATCGATGCTCATGCGATTTATTTCCCAATATCACTTATTCAAAGGGCGAGAAGATGCTTTGATGGAAGTGTCCGAGCCCGGAAATTATTTCCTTACATCTGAAGAAGATCAAAGCGCCTATAAAATAAGCGTGGAAGGTGGCGATGTGATGATGATTGCGCCCAATCACTTATTAGTTGGCTGTAGTGAGCGAACGACCGCCGCGGGTATCAATGAAATCATCCATACCATATTTAAAAATAACAAAACCGGCATTGAAAAAATATCGGTGATCAAGATACCAAGACATCGCTCTGTGATGCATATTGACACTGTATTTACGCAAGTGAAAAGAAATGTGTGGGTATTATTTGGACAATTTTCAGAAAAATATGATGCACTATCCAAAGATAAAGCATTCTCTTACAGACATTTATTCTTACAAGAAGGAGAAAATGCGGCCCAATTTAAAATCGAAATTTATAGATTTTATAAGCCTTTGAATGTTGATTATGATGCTACGCAAAATTACCAATGCGATATTCAAGATCGTATTACGGGCATCGAATCGCTTTTGCATGACATTAGCGTTAATGATTTTAATGTCAAACCAGAAGATGTTAAAGTGATTTATAGTGGAGATGGCGTATTTCCATATGATGAACGGGAACAATGGACGGATAGTTGTAACCTTTTGGCATTAAAAGAAGGTGTTGTAATTGGTTATGATCGTAATGAAAAAACTATTCAGGCATTTGAAAATAATGGATTCACGATCTATACACCTGAACAATTATTTGAATTATTCGAACAAAAAGTTACGTCTCCAGACGATTTAGAAAATGTGTTGATCGTTTTACATTCTTCCGAATTGTCGCGCGCTCGCGGTGGAGCACATTGCATGAGTTGTCCATTATTACGTGATGAAATCTAA
- the feoB gene encoding ferrous iron transport protein B, whose translation MKEVVKKDNLKIALVGNPNSGKTSLFNVLTGLRQQVGNFPGVTVDKKTGQTKISADCNATMIDLPGTYSLYPRRADEWVAYKVLMRVDPVVPDAILLVVDASNLKRNLLFCSQLIDLKYPVVIALTMMDIAAKKGILIDIPGLERDLGVPVVSVNPRKDKGIPELKKTLDKLIKQSQPNKVNDFIPIKELAPDAITQVKELVPDLSDYAGLHYLINHENFPLNDTLQENIEATEVRNKFNPTKTQAQEILQRYTNIKTIMDKNVVLPDPLQRKLFTERLDNLLLHRVWGYVILLLVLFVLFQSIFWLAQYPMDGIDWLFTQFTSKLSAILPTAWWSDLLVNGVLAGLGGIVVFIPQIMILFGMVTLLEDTGYMARISFLSDKLMRKVGLNGKSVMPMISGFACAVPAIMSTRNIENRKERLLTIMITPLMSCSARLPVYTILVGLMVPDNRLVLGFMSVKGLIMMAMYLLGIIMSLIVAFVLKFWIKIKEKSFFIMELPLYRGPRWKNVGVTMVEKAKIFVKDAGKVIIVISLILWFLSSYGPGKRMENAENHYAQLIAQTSTTDSLKIEQLTLEQGTAKLENSYAGILGHTIEPVIKPLGFDWKIGIALITSFAAREVFVGTMATLYSVEADNDDTLQQKMENATRSDGSKVYTPATALSLMVFYVLAMQCMSTLAIVKRETKSWKWPVIQFGYMTVLAYVCSFIAYQLFK comes from the coding sequence ATGAAAGAAGTAGTAAAAAAAGACAATTTGAAGATTGCTTTAGTGGGCAATCCAAATAGTGGAAAAACATCCTTATTCAATGTTTTGACAGGATTGAGACAGCAAGTCGGTAATTTCCCTGGTGTGACGGTTGATAAAAAAACAGGTCAAACCAAAATTTCTGCCGATTGTAATGCAACCATGATTGATCTGCCGGGAACTTATAGTCTGTACCCAAGAAGAGCGGATGAATGGGTGGCTTACAAAGTTTTGATGAGAGTCGATCCGGTTGTCCCAGATGCTATATTATTGGTAGTCGATGCTAGTAATTTAAAAAGAAATTTGCTTTTTTGTTCGCAATTAATTGATTTAAAATATCCTGTCGTAATCGCGTTAACGATGATGGATATCGCTGCAAAAAAGGGAATTTTAATAGATATTCCTGGATTAGAAAGAGATTTGGGAGTTCCTGTTGTGTCTGTGAATCCAAGAAAAGACAAAGGAATTCCAGAGTTGAAAAAGACTTTGGATAAATTAATCAAACAAAGCCAACCTAATAAAGTCAATGACTTTATTCCAATAAAAGAACTAGCTCCAGACGCAATTACACAAGTAAAAGAATTGGTGCCTGATCTAAGTGATTATGCTGGTTTGCACTATTTGATCAATCACGAAAATTTTCCGTTAAATGATACGCTTCAAGAAAATATTGAAGCAACGGAAGTTCGCAATAAATTTAATCCCACTAAGACGCAAGCGCAAGAAATATTACAACGGTATACGAACATTAAAACCATCATGGATAAAAATGTCGTGTTGCCAGATCCTTTGCAACGGAAATTATTTACGGAAAGGTTAGATAATCTTCTTTTACATCGAGTTTGGGGTTATGTCATTTTACTATTGGTATTGTTCGTTTTATTTCAAAGTATATTTTGGCTTGCACAATATCCGATGGATGGTATAGATTGGTTATTTACCCAATTCACTTCCAAATTATCCGCAATATTACCCACAGCATGGTGGAGTGATTTATTAGTCAACGGAGTTTTGGCAGGGTTAGGTGGAATTGTTGTTTTCATTCCGCAGATTATGATTTTGTTTGGAATGGTGACTTTGTTAGAGGATACAGGTTATATGGCGCGCATTAGTTTTCTGAGTGATAAATTGATGCGAAAAGTCGGTCTGAACGGAAAAAGTGTGATGCCGATGATTAGCGGATTTGCATGTGCAGTACCAGCGATTATGAGTACGCGTAATATTGAAAATCGCAAAGAGCGTCTTTTGACTATCATGATTACCCCATTGATGAGTTGTAGTGCTCGTCTTCCTGTATATACGATATTAGTCGGTTTGATGGTCCCAGATAATCGTCTTGTTTTGGGGTTTATGAGTGTCAAAGGATTGATCATGATGGCGATGTATCTGCTTGGAATTATTATGTCTTTGATTGTGGCATTCGTATTAAAATTTTGGATAAAGATTAAAGAAAAAAGCTTTTTCATTATGGAATTGCCGCTTTATCGTGGTCCAAGATGGAAAAATGTGGGCGTGACAATGGTGGAAAAAGCCAAAATATTTGTCAAAGATGCAGGTAAAGTTATCATTGTTATTAGCTTGATATTGTGGTTTTTGAGCTCGTATGGACCAGGGAAAAGAATGGAAAATGCGGAGAATCATTATGCTCAATTAATAGCCCAAACATCAACAACAGATTCGCTCAAAATAGAACAATTAACCTTAGAACAAGGAACTGCCAAATTGGAAAATTCCTATGCAGGTATTTTGGGACATACAATAGAACCCGTAATCAAACCATTAGGTTTTGATTGGAAGATTGGTATTGCCTTAATTACCTCATTTGCAGCAAGAGAAGTATTTGTTGGTACGATGGCAACTTTATATAGTGTGGAGGCAGACAATGATGATACATTGCAACAAAAGATGGAAAATGCAACGCGTTCTGATGGCTCGAAAGTATATACACCAGCAACAGCGCTCTCTCTAATGGTATTTTATGTATTGGCAATGCAGTGTATGAGTACATTAGCGATCGTAAAAAGAGAAACCAAAAGCTGGAAATGGCCGGTAATCCAGTTTGGATATATGACGGTTCTTGCGTATGTGTGCAGTTTTATTGCGTATCAATTATTCAAATAA
- a CDS encoding uracil-DNA glycosylase family protein, whose product MEEIHPFESFYSENATVLIIGSFPCFNGSDYGDWYYGGSGKNYFWQILSEIYKTPTNTLDQKKQLCMLHNISLTDILYKIERRQNNCSDSNLKIIEFNKAGIEKCLTKNLKKILFTSKFVEKYFKKLFPDNLIPTYTLPSPSPTANRAIARMENYQKLRTESLTISTYAYRVIQFKQALQ is encoded by the coding sequence ATGGAAGAAATTCATCCTTTTGAATCGTTTTATTCAGAAAATGCAACCGTATTAATTATTGGCAGTTTTCCTTGTTTTAATGGATCTGATTATGGCGATTGGTATTACGGAGGAAGTGGTAAAAATTACTTTTGGCAGATACTTTCAGAAATTTACAAGACTCCCACCAATACATTGGATCAAAAGAAGCAATTGTGTATGCTCCATAATATTTCTCTTACAGATATTTTATATAAAATTGAGCGAAGACAAAATAATTGTAGCGATAGCAATTTGAAAATTATAGAATTTAACAAGGCTGGCATTGAAAAATGTTTGACGAAAAACCTTAAAAAAATACTATTTACGAGTAAATTTGTTGAAAAGTATTTTAAGAAATTATTTCCCGATAACCTTATTCCTACTTATACTTTACCATCGCCCTCTCCTACAGCCAATCGAGCTATTGCTAGAATGGAAAATTATCAAAAACTAAGAACTGAATCTTTGACAATCTCTACATATGCATATAGAGTAATTCAATTTAAGCAGGCGCTACAATAA
- the msrB gene encoding peptide-methionine (R)-S-oxide reductase MsrB yields the protein MEKENEKIVKTDAEWQKELSPEVYYVARQKGTERPFTSEYEDFEGVGTYYCKVCGNPLFKSNAKFDSGCGWPSFFEPISKGALIYAPDHTHGMNRTEVLCGKCNSHLGHVFDDGPRPTGLRYCMNGVVLDFQDK from the coding sequence ATGGAAAAAGAGAATGAAAAAATAGTCAAAACAGATGCAGAATGGCAAAAAGAACTTTCGCCAGAAGTATATTATGTAGCACGTCAGAAAGGAACCGAGCGTCCTTTTACAAGTGAATATGAAGATTTTGAAGGCGTAGGAACTTATTATTGCAAAGTGTGTGGCAATCCATTATTTAAAAGCAATGCAAAATTTGATAGCGGATGTGGCTGGCCGAGTTTTTTCGAACCAATAAGCAAGGGAGCTTTAATCTATGCACCCGATCATACGCATGGAATGAACCGTACAGAAGTTCTTTGTGGTAAATGCAATTCACATTTGGGTCATGTATTTGATGATGGTCCACGCCCAACAGGATTGCGCTATTGCATGAATGGTGTAGTGCTGGATTTTCAAGATAAGTAA